A segment of the Halostagnicola larsenii XH-48 genome:
CGGGGGAGGCGGCGGAGACACGCTCCGATTTAACTTCGTCGTGCCCGTCGAGAACCTTGGATCGTTGCTCGACATTCCAGAAATACAGGACGAACTGAGCGGTCTTGGAGAAGATTACGAACTCGAGGTCTCGCAGGACGCGAGCACGCCGGATTCGATCAACTCGCTCGCTGCTGGGGAAGCCGATATGGCGCTCGTGACCACCGAGAGTTTCGGCGGAGCGATCGTAGGCGATGCAGTTCCGAGCGGGCTGACTGCGATCGCGACTGACTTCTGGGACGCCCACCCCGATTACTTCGGGTTCGAAATTTACTCCTTGCCCGACTCGGACGTGACCGACCCGGAGGATCTCGAAGGAGCGTCGCTCGGTGTGAACGCGACTGGGACGGGGATTCACGCCGTATTCGAGAAACAATTGGACAACATGGGGATGAGTTCTGACGATGTCGAGTACAACGAGCAGGGGTTCGCCACGTTCGTCGAAGGCTTAGAAGACGGGATCTTCGATGCGGCGATCTTCCCGGGGTTGTACGCGGTCACTCCCCGGAACCAGGATTTCAATCTGGTGTTCTCGAGCCAGGACGCCTTCGGCGACGAGTTCGAGAACGGGTATCCGTTCGCCTACACGGTCTCGACTGGCGACGCACTCGACAACAAAGGCGAGCAGATACAGTCGTGGGGTGACGACTATCTCGAGGTCGTCGACTAC
Coding sequences within it:
- a CDS encoding ABC transporter substrate-binding protein produces the protein MPSHSRRAVLKTGATATAVGLAGVAGCLGGGGGDTLRFNFVVPVENLGSLLDIPEIQDELSGLGEDYELEVSQDASTPDSINSLAAGEADMALVTTESFGGAIVGDAVPSGLTAIATDFWDAHPDYFGFEIYSLPDSDVTDPEDLEGASLGVNATGTGIHAVFEKQLDNMGMSSDDVEYNEQGFATFVEGLEDGIFDAAIFPGLYAVTPRNQDFNLVFSSQDAFGDEFENGYPFAYTVSTGDALDNKGEQIQSWGDDYLEVVDYIESNRDEVVSLAADHFEIDEGQLDEFFMTENDYYRDEIEIDEEALQGIMDELAALEILDEQFDVGEHVTNEYIT